In the genome of Fundidesulfovibrio soli, one region contains:
- the thiD gene encoding bifunctional hydroxymethylpyrimidine kinase/phosphomethylpyrimidine kinase produces the protein MSAPACVLTIAGSDSGGGAGIQADLKTFMAHGCYGASVITALTAQNTQGVAGIHAPDADFVALQLRTVLEDIPFRAAKTGMLFSAEIALAVAEGLEGRDFPLVVDPVCVSQSGHRLLREDAVEAIVRHVLPQAELLTPNRPEAELLSGLPIEDERTLLAAMEKLLSMGPRAVLIKGGHMEQSGGQLTDWLGLPGREPLALPVRHVDTPHTHGTGCTLSAAITAGLGKGLPLEEAVRAAQKYLNRALATGFPVGKGASPPNHMAGCFGG, from the coding sequence ATGAGCGCCCCCGCCTGCGTTCTCACCATCGCCGGGTCGGACAGCGGCGGCGGGGCCGGCATCCAGGCCGACCTCAAGACCTTCATGGCCCACGGCTGCTACGGCGCCAGCGTCATCACCGCGCTCACCGCCCAGAACACCCAGGGCGTGGCGGGCATTCACGCCCCCGATGCGGATTTCGTGGCCTTGCAACTGCGCACCGTCCTTGAGGACATCCCCTTCCGCGCCGCCAAGACCGGCATGCTCTTCAGCGCGGAGATCGCCCTGGCCGTGGCCGAGGGCCTTGAAGGCCGCGATTTTCCCCTCGTGGTGGACCCGGTGTGCGTCTCCCAGAGCGGGCACCGGCTGCTGCGCGAGGACGCGGTGGAGGCCATCGTGCGCCATGTGCTGCCCCAAGCCGAGCTGCTCACCCCCAACCGGCCCGAGGCCGAGCTGCTGTCAGGCCTGCCCATCGAGGACGAGCGCACCCTGCTCGCGGCCATGGAGAAGCTGCTCTCCATGGGGCCGAGGGCGGTGCTCATCAAGGGCGGCCACATGGAGCAGAGCGGGGGGCAGCTGACGGACTGGCTCGGCCTGCCCGGGCGCGAGCCCCTGGCCCTGCCGGTGCGGCATGTGGATACGCCCCACACCCACGGCACGGGCTGCACGCTCTCGGCGGCCATCACCGCCGGGCTGGGCAAGGGCCTGCCCCTTGAGGAGGCCGTGCGGGCCGCGCAGAAGTATCTCAACAGGGCGCTCGCCACGGGATTCCCCGTGGGCAAGGGCGCCTCGCCTCCGAATCACATGGCCGGTTGTTTCGGAGGCTGA